The genomic region ACGAGCGATCGGGCCTTGGAGTCCGTCAATCGCGCTACGACTCGAATCGAGGAGAATTGGCAAGCCTATCGACAGACGAACTTAACCCCCCGAGAAGCTCAAGTCGCGCGGGAAGTCGAGCAGTTATTTCAACAAGCGGAACCCGCGATCGCCAATTTGCGCGCGACGCTGCGGAGCGGGGATCCCGACCGCTTGAGTGCATTTGACGGACCGCTCTATAATGTCATCGACCCGTTGACGGCTAAAATTCAAGAACTGAGCGATTTACAGTTAGAAATTGCCGAAGACGAACGGGAAAAAGCGGCACAAATTTATCGCCAAACTTTGATGGTGTTTATTCCGTTTTTGGCGGTCGCCTTAATTATTGGTTCCCCTGTCGGTTTTGTCACCATTCGTCGGGCGATCGTCGCGACTTTACAGGATATTGTCAACGCGATCGCCACGTCTTCTAATGAAATTGCCAGCACGACTAACCAACACGAGCGCATTACCCAACAGCAAGCCTCTGCGGTCAATCAAACCACCTCTTCCGTGGATGAATTAAATGCGTCTTCTCGTCAAGCCGCCAACCAAGCGGATTTATCGGCGCAGGGCGCTCAAAAAGCCCTCAATCTGGCTGGAAAAGGCACGAATGCGGTCGAGAAAACCTTACAAGAAATGACCTTACTCAAGGGAAAAGTCGAAGGAATGCGACTGCAAATTGAAGAATTGAGCAATCGCGCCAATCAAATCGGCAACATTGCCACAATGGTGAGTGATTTTGCGTCTCAAACAAACGTCCTCGCACTCAATGCTGCCGTGGAAGCGGTGCGAGCGGGGGAAGATGGGAAAGGTTTCGGGGTGGTCGCCAGTGAAATTCGCAAACTGGCCGATCGCAGTCATCATTCTGCCGAACAAATTAATACCTTAGTGAAGGAGTTGGAAGAGTCGTTGACGGCGACAGTGAGGGCTTCTAACGAAAGTAATAAGAGTGTGGAAATTGGCATGGAAATTACCCGAGATACTGCCACCGTATTTGAAGGGGTTCGCGAGGCGATCGAAGAAGTGGTCGTCAGTGTTAAAGAAATTTCTAGAAGCACCCGCGAACAATCGGCGGCGATCGAACAAATTCTCGACGCAATGCAGCATGTCAATATTTCGGCCAACGAAACGGCTCAAGGGATTAAAGTCACGAAACTGGGGATGGAAAACCTAAATATTAAGGCTAAAGAGCTTAAAGAATTAATTTAGTGGATTCGCGAGCTATTACCGATCGTTTTTTTGAGGCGATCGCCCCCTGACTTGCTTTCGCAAACACAACGTTCGATCGGCTATTTCTCTTTTAAAATGCATAGGAGTAAAGTGGCGGGTATCTCGATCGCAGCACCGAAAATTTTATTTATAATTATGGTTTTAGGAACGATTCTCCTCAGTCGAGGCTTTCGCGTTCGCGCTTCTTGACCCATGCTGTTTAAAATTCTAACAGCTAAGTATTTCAAGTATTTCATCACTCAGATATAGTCATCTGCGATCGTTTGGAATGGTCAGTAGATAGGATTTTAACCCGATTC from Oxynema aestuarii AP17 harbors:
- a CDS encoding HAMP domain-containing methyl-accepting chemotaxis protein; this translates as MKLGHMLYIGFAIPTISLTGLGIYSLYSFANIDHQVGTIYDDRVVPLQQLKNISDDYGLAIIDAVNKAHAGLWTSDRALESVNRATTRIEENWQAYRQTNLTPREAQVAREVEQLFQQAEPAIANLRATLRSGDPDRLSAFDGPLYNVIDPLTAKIQELSDLQLEIAEDEREKAAQIYRQTLMVFIPFLAVALIIGSPVGFVTIRRAIVATLQDIVNAIATSSNEIASTTNQHERITQQQASAVNQTTSSVDELNASSRQAANQADLSAQGAQKALNLAGKGTNAVEKTLQEMTLLKGKVEGMRLQIEELSNRANQIGNIATMVSDFASQTNVLALNAAVEAVRAGEDGKGFGVVASEIRKLADRSHHSAEQINTLVKELEESLTATVRASNESNKSVEIGMEITRDTATVFEGVREAIEEVVVSVKEISRSTREQSAAIEQILDAMQHVNISANETAQGIKVTKLGMENLNIKAKELKELI